The Akkermansia sp. RCC_12PD genome contains the following window.
CATGGAAACGGGTTTCGTCCACCCGCGGGACGAGCAGACCGCCGTCAACTTCGCCCAGAGCATTTCCAACTCCCGGCAGGAGGCATCCGTGCTGGCCCAGCTCAGCCACCCCGGCGTCGTGCAGGTGTTTGACATGTTTGACGCCAACGGCACCTGCTATTACGTCATGGAGAATATCCAGGGGCAGACTCTGTTCGATCTGATGGCTGCCATGCACGCTACCGGGCAAAGCATGGAGCCGGCCCGGGCCACGGACCTGCTGTTCCGCCTGCTGGATATCCTGCACTACCTGCATTCCATGGGCGTGTACCACTGCGACATCAAGCCGGGCAACATCTTCATCCAGCCGGACGGCACACCCAAGCTGATCGACTTCGGCGCGGTGCGCACCAAGACCCTCCAGCACCAGGGCCTGGTCCAGATCACTCCCGGCTACACGCCTCCGGAATTCTATCCGGGACGCCGCAGCGAAATCGGTCCCTGGTGCGACATGTACGAACTGGGAGCCACCTTTTACGAATTGCTCACGGGCCAGGTTCCCCAGGCCGCCGACCAGCGTTCCGTAGTGGACCGCAATCCGAAAGTGACCAGTTATGCGATTCTCCGCCAGACGTACCCGATGAATTTCCTTTCCGGGATAGACAAGGCGCTTTCCCCCGACGAACGCAACCGCTTCCATTCCGCCAAGGCATGGCATGACTACATCAACGCCATGGGAGCGGCGGGAACCCTGAAAGCGGGGGGAGTGGCCAGAAAAACCCTTCCAAAGGCGCAGAAAAAGTCATCCGCCGGGACCGCCTTTCTGATCATCCTCCTCATTGTGGGGGCAGTTCTCTGGGTCTGCTGGAAACAGGGGCTGATCCAATTTTAAGTCTTATTCAGACTAAATAGCCCAGAAAAACAAAAGCCTCTTCTGTTTTTACACAAGAGACACAACTTCTTTTAATATTGGAAAATATGCTGTTTCATTCTATTTTCTGCCTGCATGACAACTATGTTTTCCCGCCTAATATACTATCTCAGTAATAACCGGATTACAATACGGTCTATTTTTCTGGTTCTTATTCTATTTTTCCTAGGACCGATAACCCGAGCAGAAGACACCGAAAGCGAATGGGCAGAAGGTCTTGAAATCGTATCAAAGACGGAACTTCATTCCGCAAAATTCAACATGGGAATCAGCGAGGATTCCGCAGAAGATGACCTGAAACGCCAAACTATCGGAATTGGAGAAACAATCACCATCAGTTTGGAGGCAAAACCAACCTTGATGGGAGATCCTAAAAAACTGGAATGGATCGTTACCGATGAAGAAGGTGCGTTGATTCTTCCTGAAAAAATGAAAGGAATCACATCTTTCGATGCTCAAGCCAAACCAACAGCAGAAAAAAAACGGACAGGTTACGGTGACAGTAAAAACAGAAGAGGGGTTAGTATCCAAACCGTATTCTCTTAAAATTGTCATCCCTGAGGGAGCGAAGGCTAAAAAGCTCCAGGAAGGCCAGGACACTCCTCCTCAAATCCAGGAACAAATGCCGGGAGTCCCCTTTGCTTCAGCCTGGATGATTGTCCAATTAACTATTTATCCTCTTGACGTAAATTTCTCAAAAATGAAAATCAAGGAAATAGACGAAGGATATGTCAATTCCCAGCACAATAAAAACAATCGTCCACCACATACCCCCAATCCCAAGCCCGTGGAAATTCAACAGACTAAACAGTTTAAGGATGAAATAGCTCTTGATTTGCCGATTACCAAAGATCAATTAAACATTCTGGACAAGGAAAACCCAATGACATGGGGACACAAATGCTGGTTCAGGTTAGTGCCGGCACAATCAAACGGTAATGATCCGGAGTTGTGTGCGGGAGCCGTCCGCAGCGTTATGAATTGCAGTATTTCCAAAACAAATAAGGATATTGCAATAGAAATCGATAAATTTCACTCTGAGAAAAATCCGGTCAAGGTACAAAAAACAACTCCTATTCCAAATAATTTAAATAACTGATCATGAAAAGTATTTTTTTCATTTTGCTTGCTCTGGGTATGGCCAAACCAATAAACGCCGATCTCGTCAAGATCAAGACCGTTCATCCTGCCCCCATTCATCCAGAGCCTGCCAAGCTCTATCCCGTCAAGCTTGATCCAGCCCTAAAGCCGCCGTCAGCCTTAAAAAATCTCCCCCTGCAACCTGAAGAATTCAAAGAATTTGATAAATTACTCGGCCAGGGAGATATAAAGAGCTTCTACAATGTAGCTGAGAAATTATACAGAAAAATCGGTTGTATAGATGAGACTTCCACCAGTAAAGAACTGATTTCATATCACTTGTGGCTCTTCTACTATTTGGGAGCGGCTCCTATTGGTTATCAGGATCTGAGTCGTCCTTCCAAGGAAAATATTCCTCCTTTCATCGGTTCCAAAAACGACATTCTGTTAAAGCATTGGATATTTGATTCCATGCTTTTCCTGGATCATTCAAAGATCGCATCAAAACTTGATATTCGAGAAAGAGAGCTAAATCTTCTTACTGCATCCTATGCTTCATCCTACATCAAGCAGTTCCGTTCCGTAGCCAATAACGGGTTCAGCGATATATTCCCGACGGAAGACAAGATATTCGGGAGAGAATATATCCGGGGACAGTTCGAAGCGCGCAGACGTTACAGTGACATGTATGTCACTGCCCAAAACCGTCAGTTAAGTGCAAAATCCAATCTGGAACGCATGGAAAAACTCTGGATGACGGTTCTGATAAAGCATTTTCCCAACAGCAAAGCGGACATTCTTAAATTCATACGCATGGCAGGGTACCGGGACGGCGAAATGGTGGATCTGTTTGACAGGACAGTGGGCTGCGGACCACAGACAAATTTCATCTACAAGGGATTCCGGAAAAAACGACTTGCGCTAGCACGTCTTTTATCAAAAAAAACGGAAAATACTTTTTTAAATTATCTTTCTTTAAAAAACAAAGCCGGATCCATGGATCCGGCTTTGTTCATTATTCCAGTAGATCGTAGATTTTTTACAGGCTTTCTCCGAAGTCCTGGCGGTACTTGGCGGCCAGTTTTTCAGGCCAGTCGCTCTTGGCGCGGAGCTTGCCCATGAAGAAGCGCAGGACGGGCGGTTCTTCCACGAATTCCAGGCCGCCGATCAGTTCCCGGTTGTCGTAGAGCCATTTCATCCGGTCCGCCGTGTACTTGACCTGGGACAGCGTGAAGACACGGCGCGGGAAGGCCAGGCGGAGAAGTTCCACATCTGCCAGAACGTCGTTGCCGTTCTCGTCCCGGACGCTGGAGAGCGTGCCGCGCTCCATGCCTCGCACGCCGGAGGCGATGAAGAAGGCCGCCGCCAGCGCTCCCGCGGGATAATCCTCCTGCGGAATGTGGGAAAGGAAGCTGCCCGCGTCAATATGGGCGCCCAGGCCGCCCGCGGGAGTCACGCAGGGAATGCCCATGTCCACCATCTGGCCGATGAAGTATTCAATGAAAGAGGGGCTCTGAGAGATCACCGTCAGGTCCGTGGTTTCATACAGGCCCACGGCCATGGCTTCAATTTCGCGCACGGAGATGCCGCCATAAGTCAGGAAGCCTTCAAACAGGGGAACAAGATGTTCCATTTTTTTGGCGATGGCGGGATCGTTCGTGCAGATGCCGCCGCCGCGGGAGGAGGAAACCTTGCGGGCGGAGAAGTACACCAGTTCCGCCAGACTGCACATCGTTTTCAGGATTTCCGCGCAGGAACTGTCCTTGAATTCGTCCTCCCGCATCTTGATGAAGTAGGCGTTTTCACCGATCAGGGAGGCGTCCAGCACCATCATGATGCCGTGTTCGTCACAAATCTTGCGGATTTCCCGCATGTTGGCGATGGAGAAGGGCTGGCCGCCAATCAGGTTGGTGGAGGCCTCCATGCGGACAAAGGGAATCTTGTCCGCGCCGTGCCGGGCGATGCAGTCGCGCAGCTTGTCCGGGTCCAGGTTGCCCTTGAACGGATTGGAGCTGACCGGGTTCACGGCGTCATCCGCCACCAGTTCCTCGATTTTGCCGCCGTTCAGGTCGATATGGGCGTGGGTAGTCGTGAAATGGTAGTTCATGGGGACCACGTCGCCGGGCTTCACGAAGGTGCGGGAAATGATGTTTTCGCAGGCACGCCCCTGGTGCGCGGGAAGAAGATATTTTTTGCCGAATACATCCTCTACGGCCTTCTTCAGACGGTCAAAGCTCTGGGAACCGGCATAGGCGTCGTCCGCACGGAACATGGCGGCGATCTGGTTGTCGCTCATCGCGTTGACGCCGGAATCTGTCAGCATGTCCAGATAAACGTCATTCGTACTGAGCTGGAAGGTGTTGAAACCCGCTTCCCGTGCCGCTTCCAGGCGTCGCTCCACGGGTACGAGGTGCAGCTTTTGGACCACGCGGACCTTGTGCAATTCCAGAGGAATCTGCTCTCCATTGTAAAATTTGACAGAGTTGGATGTTTCTGAATTCATGAAGGAAAGATTTTAGCAAAATTTCTTTTCCGTGCAAATCAAATTCGACAGGAAGGAAGGCATCCCGCATCCTGTGACCGGCTGGCAGAAACGGTGCGGGGAGCGGCTTGAAAATGCCTCTATTCCGTAGTGGAGGGAATGGAGGGAGCCGGTTTCAATGGCGGGGAAAATTCTTCCGCAGCTCCGCAAGAGGAAATTTACATCCATCCGGGACCATTTCGCGGCACAAACCCCATAAAAACAACATAATATTTTAAAATATAAATATTTGAAAACATTTTTCACAAATAATTACGCCAATGGATGCGGCGGACAACACCTTGGGACAGGCAGCAATGCCTCCGGGGGAAAATCTCTGGTTCCAGGCAGGAACGATACCTATTTTTAAAACCTATGAAAGAATTATGGAGATTGATTCAACAGAATGTAGGTGTTGACGGGGACGGAATTCCCGGGCCAAAGACGGCGCGGGCCCTCATGAAGAAGCTGGATATCCAGACTCCAGCCCATGCGTGGCCCAGCCAGGCTGAGGTGCGTTCAGGAAATTCCATGTTCGGCCGCGCAGGAGACGAAAGTTCCCTGACGAATATCAGACTGCCCTATGTGATGCGCATTGCCTGGGATACGGAGAGGACCGTTTCCACCATGCGCTGCCACAAGATGGTTGCGGAATCCCTCACCCGCATTTTCCAGGCGGCGCTGGACCATTACGGCATGGAGAAAATCAGGGAAATGGGCCTGGATTTGTACGGCGGCTGCTTCAACGACCGCGCCATCATCGGCGGCAAGGCCACGTCCATGCACGCCTGGGGCATCGCCGTAGATATGGACCCGGACAGGAACGGCCTGAACATCCATTCTCCAAACGCCGTTTTTTCCCGGCCGGATTATGCCGCATTCTGGGAAATCGTGGAAGCGGAAGGGGCTGTTTCCCTGGGCCGTGAGCGCGATTACGACTGGATGCATTTCCAGTTCGCTACTCTCTGACCGCAGCGGCTTGATCCGCATTCCATCCTTCCTCCCAGCGGCGGCGGAGCCGGTCCCAGCCCTCCCCTTCCCGGCCATGGCCCAGAAAGGAGCGTTTTTTGAGCTCCTGAAAGCTTTCGCCGGGGAGGTGGAGGAGTTCTCCGCGGTCATAGGCATCCTGGTCGCACATGCCGTTGAAAAGAGGAGTCCATTGCCAACGGCGCACGCCCAGGTAGTCCTTGAAGGTATCCACCAGTTCCGTCGTGCAGTT
Protein-coding sequences here:
- a CDS encoding serine/threonine-protein kinase, translating into MEQETLVYPLADNTVLQGKYTILNVLNAGGFGITYLALDNPNSRYVVIKECMPDAYAYRDMETGFVHPRDEQTAVNFAQSISNSRQEASVLAQLSHPGVVQVFDMFDANGTCYYVMENIQGQTLFDLMAAMHATGQSMEPARATDLLFRLLDILHYLHSMGVYHCDIKPGNIFIQPDGTPKLIDFGAVRTKTLQHQGLVQITPGYTPPEFYPGRRSEIGPWCDMYELGATFYELLTGQVPQAADQRSVVDRNPKVTSYAILRQTYPMNFLSGIDKALSPDERNRFHSAKAWHDYINAMGAAGTLKAGGVARKTLPKAQKKSSAGTAFLIILLIVGAVLWVCWKQGLIQF
- a CDS encoding tryptophanase; the encoded protein is MNSETSNSVKFYNGEQIPLELHKVRVVQKLHLVPVERRLEAAREAGFNTFQLSTNDVYLDMLTDSGVNAMSDNQIAAMFRADDAYAGSQSFDRLKKAVEDVFGKKYLLPAHQGRACENIISRTFVKPGDVVPMNYHFTTTHAHIDLNGGKIEELVADDAVNPVSSNPFKGNLDPDKLRDCIARHGADKIPFVRMEASTNLIGGQPFSIANMREIRKICDEHGIMMVLDASLIGENAYFIKMREDEFKDSSCAEILKTMCSLAELVYFSARKVSSSRGGGICTNDPAIAKKMEHLVPLFEGFLTYGGISVREIEAMAVGLYETTDLTVISQSPSFIEYFIGQMVDMGIPCVTPAGGLGAHIDAGSFLSHIPQEDYPAGALAAAFFIASGVRGMERGTLSSVRDENGNDVLADVELLRLAFPRRVFTLSQVKYTADRMKWLYDNRELIGGLEFVEEPPVLRFFMGKLRAKSDWPEKLAAKYRQDFGESL
- a CDS encoding M15 family metallopeptidase encodes the protein MKKLDIQTPAHAWPSQAEVRSGNSMFGRAGDESSLTNIRLPYVMRIAWDTERTVSTMRCHKMVAESLTRIFQAALDHYGMEKIREMGLDLYGGCFNDRAIIGGKATSMHAWGIAVDMDPDRNGLNIHSPNAVFSRPDYAAFWEIVEAEGAVSLGRERDYDWMHFQFATL